The genome window AGGAAGGGTCCGCCTGGTACATGGAGACAGCCGGAGCTGCCGGAGGTCATTGCCATGTTGAACTACCGCCTGGACCCCGTCAAGATCAACGCTGCCGCATTCTTGCAGCACCTCACATTCAAAAATGATAAGGTGAGCAAGGAATGCCTGTTATTTGATCTGAGGAAAAACCCATGGATGACTCAGTGCTTAAATCTAATAAATGTGTGGCAACCTCTGATAAGTCACTTAACCAATGgtctgtttaaaaaaataaaataatggaATTCTGTTTTTTATTGTGTCTATATGGCAAATCCTTGATGGCAgcttgatttatattgcttgtgTGTTTTAGGTTAAGTCAGAGGTGCGGCGCCTGAAGGGCATCCCGTCCTTGGTGTCGCTGCTCGATCACCCCACTAAGGATGTGCACCACTCGGCCTGTGGAGCACTAAAGAACATTTCATTTGGGAGGGACCAAGAGAACAAGATCGCCATCAAGAACTGCGATGGAGTGCCCGCTCTGGTCCGGTTACTGAGGAAAACCCACGACCAGGACCTCACCGACACGATCACAGGTAACGCATCATGTGACGCTAGAGTAGATCAATTGTGTTGTTTATTATTGACTTTGTTATGAGTTGTAGCAAGGAGTTATTCATGGGAAAACATATAAATGTTATTTAATCAAACATGGATGAGACAAAAGGTCTTATCATGACTACAGCTATTGATTATTATAGCAATGAGTATTTTACCGATAATTCAAACATGTTATCGGATAAGAAAATGTATTGCAATAATAAACATGAGCAAAGTCGCTTTAAGTGAATTAATTGGTTTTCCTATCGGCACTAACTCATTTCGTGCCATTTTGTACtctggatttaaaaaaaaaagtgttttctgaaatgtataAAATAATAATCATATGGAGTTTAAGGAATGACTTTAGCCCTAAATCACTTtagttattattaattatttgaAGGGCCAcgtactattttttttttttttcattgcgGTGAGGGTAACAAGGTTTATTATTTCGTCCCAGGCACATTGTGGAACCTCTCGTCCCACGACTCGGTAAAGATGGAGATCGTGGACCACGCCCTGCACGCCCTCGCCGACGAGGTGGTCGTTCCTCACTCCGGCTGGGAGCGAGCGAGCCACGGGGGGGAGGAGAGCTGCAAGCCTCGCCATCTGGAGTGGGAGACCGCCCTGACCAACACTGCCGGCTGCCTTAGGTATGCAAAGGGTTCAATGGATTAAAAGCCAACAAAGTCAAAGAAGAAAAAGAGCTATTTTGAATGCTTAAAATTCTCCCTCTGTCCGGCAGGAATGTGAGTTCAGAGCGCAGCGAGGCTCGGCGAAAATTGCGGGAATGCACAGGATTGGTGGATTCTCTTATGTATGTTGTCCAGTCACAGATAAACCGCAAAGATGTGGATAACAAGGTACCCGTTCACTTCAGTTTTGACAGATTTTCCTGCCCTGCTCTCTACTTCTGTCTCCATTTTGATCTTCTCTTCTCGCCCTGCAGTTGGTGGAGAACTGTGTCTGCCTCCTGAGGAATCTTTCCTATCACGTTCATCGTGAAGTTCCTGGCTGTGAACGTTACGCAGAGACCGCGCCCGTTAACCAGGGGCCGGTCCCTGCCAACAAAGGGGGCTGCTTCGGCTCTCGAAAGGGCAAAGGTCAGTGTGAGACAGCGGAGTGTTGCATTGTGTCCATTTGGTGTTGAAAAAGTGGTTGCGTTGCTGGTGGCTTTGAGCTTGTTGGTGGTGGAAGCACCTGTGGCTGTTTTTCAAACTCTACAACTCTTTCCCCcctactcctcctcctccttcctcccCATCTTTCTTCCTGCCCTCCTTCACTTCACCTCCTCTCTCTTTGCTGTGTTTAGATGAGTGGTTTTCAAAAGGTAAGATTCTCCTCTTGGTGTTGGCAAACTTTTGAAAGTATTGACCACTCTGTCATCACTCATTTCACTTGTGGAAAATAGTACTTGTCGAATAAATAGGATTTCACATCCCGTTCATAAGCATGATCACCTGATGTCACGTAAACAACGTTGCATGTTCACAGTGCTTGTTCCACTGGTTGCATGGTTATATTCCCCATACTAATGAGCCAGAGTAAAGGAATGAGGATAACTGAATGCTATCTCAACCAGCTGCACACAAAATCAATCTTTCATGTTCtcccttttttttaaatctaactTCTTGCTGCAGGAAAGAAGGATGGAGATGATGGGAGCGGAGATGTGGTCGACATTCCAAAGAGGACAACACCTGCCAAAGGTATCGTTTCTCTTTCCCTTCAAAGCATTTTATAATTGATTAGATAAATAAGGGATCATTCTTTAAGATAATACAAGTCTCATCCCAAAATGTGTGTTTAAAGTCACACAGATAAACAGTTTGGGCTGGTAGGAATATTGTTTGGAAAAAGGCTTATATGTGGTCAGCACTAATGTTGCATTTTTTCAAATTTGAAATCTAAACCAACACCCCTCTCTCTGTTGGTGTCAGGTTACGAGCTGTTGTATCAACCAGAGGTGGTCCGTGTTTACACATCGCTGCTCAGAGAGAGCAAGAACCCCTCGGTGCTCGAGGCTGCAGCTGGGGCCATCCAGAACCTGTGTGCCGGCCGGTGGACTGTAAGTATCTTTAGTTTTTTCAGCAAACTGAATCAATGCTCTTgggatttttttgttgttgttgcattttAGAGTAACACAGAAAAGTAATCCGATTGTTTTTGTTCTGTCGAAGCAAATATGATTAGTTGGTTGTAGGTCCATGAAGTTACTGTGCTGTACGTGTGCTGTAAAAGATATTAATAAATGTCTCCATGTGTTTTCAGTATGGTCGCTACATCAGGGCCACAGTGCGTCTGGAGAAGGGTCTCCCCATGATAGCGGAGCTGCTGGCTCATGGCAACGACCGCGTGGTGCGGGCAATGTCCGGAGCTCTGAGGAACCTCTCCATCGACAACCGCAACTGCCAACTGCTCGGTATGGATGTGTATTGTGCTACCAAATGAGTTACAAAATACTCTGTTGTTCTAATGGAATATAGCTTGCACTTCTCTTTTGTCCTCCAACCTTGAAGGTTGTATTGCCCCTTGTTCTGTGGGCAAAAGCTGTGCTTAAAACATACTTATTTCAGGCATCTCATCGAAGACCATTGACTTTGAGAGGAGGAAAACAGAAGTGCCGACTCGTTTGTGTTTCAGGACTTCCTGCAGCATTTTGTTTATATGTATTCCTAATACTATAAACGATGTGTGACTTTGATTTTGGATGTTTGCATTGGTATTACTCCCGATACGTTTTTCTCACCTCGCTGCATGTGTTCTTTAGGTTTGCACGCCGTGCCTCACCTCGTGGCCAACCTGCCCGGAGGCCAGAGTCAGTCGGGGCGAACTCTATCGGAGGAGACGGTGGTGTCTGTACTGAGCACGCTCACTGAGGTGCTAGGCAACAGTGTGGAGGCAGCAAAGACTCTCCGAACCTCACAGGGCATCGAGAGGCTGGTGCTCATCAACAAGGACGGGTGAGTGTCTGCAAATAAGCTAAGAATAGAGTAAGTAGAAAATGGAGCATTCAGGATGCAGCTTATTGCAAACCCAACATTTAATCTTTATTATACAACGATGCTTTTATGATAGCAAGACAGATACTTGAGCAGTTTATAACAAAATCAATATCCATACCTTACTGTTATTGCAAACAAACATTTGAATGATTCTTTAACAAAGCTGAGACTTGAAAGAAAACTGTCTTTTTTTTCCAGCTTTCCAACGGTGTTGACTCATTAGATAATAGCCTCAGTCAAAGATGgatttgaataaaatgatttgctGATCACACATTTCCGAAGTTAAATAGCTCTTTGTGAAAATGCCTGAAATGGCAACTGTGCCAAGATATAAAGCCAACACTTTGCTAAATGTGTGAACGTCTCTGTGCGTCCTGCAGAAAGCGCTCGGAGCGGGAGGTGCGGGGGGCCGGCCAGGTGCTGCAGCTCGTCTGGGCGCACAAGGAGCTCCGCAAGCCTCTGGAGAAGGACGGCTGGAAGAAGACTGACTTCATGGTCAACCTCAGCGCCACCAACGGGCCGAGCACCCGGTCCAACGGCACCTATGAAGACAGCACCACGCCACTGCTGGACAGAGGTCGGTGTTAGGAAATAGTTCACGGTTTAACATGTTCACTGCGCTCAAATTCCACATTTCTTAACTTGAGAAGAAAGTTTAGTTTGATTCGTGACTCTGTTTTGTTTCCTCTTAGGGGAAAAGAGGGACATGATTCCTCTAAATGACCTCGGCCCTGGTTAGTATTTATCATCACTGTTTTTGTCCATAAAAACATCAAGATCATGACGAGATGTTGTATGATTTCCTTCTCATCGTTTTGTTTCCTCAGAGGCGTACTCTACACTGGACCAGAGGGAGAGGAGACACACTCTGGATGAAACCACAGACACTTTACCGGTACCTTAAATCTTTCTCACGCAAATACACAAGTCTGCTCAAGTTGGATTGCTCACTTAACTTCACTAACTCCTGATCTCCTGCACCATTATGAATATTTCCTAACTTTATAGGGATAGTTTGGATGTTTTTGAAGTGGGGTTATGTGAGGTAATTATCCTACATATCCATAGTCAGTACGATCACAGAAACAATGCACTGTGCTGCCGTTGAAGGAGGCAGCAGCAGAACATATTTGAGCCGTATAAAAAAGGGCCTACCTAAAAACAGTTTACCctatatttaaaatatttgaCCGCTTTATCTTAGTGCCAGGCGTTCCTTTTTGATGGGGAACAGAAGCTATATTTGCTCTTTTAAAAGCCAGCAGACTCTTTGGACAGAAATGGTCTGGTTTACGGGTCAGCTAACTCCTAAATTGGTTTGTGGGTTTCTCTGACTTTGCAGTAACCAAAATTAACCAAGTTGGCTAAAAAAAAGTTTCACTGCTGCCCGCATCAGTGCATTGCTTTGTTTGTGTCTATTACATGCGTACTGGGGGTTGTGTTGATCCCCATCTACTGTACACAGACCTTGGATCAGTATCTAACACAAACCCCACTTCAGAACATCCAACCCATTTCCCCTTTAATCTTTCCTTTGGCAgttacctttaaaaaaaaaaaaacgtactgACATTTTCTTTTCTCACTCACTTCCTCTCCCTTTCTCTATCTCTCTGGTCGTCTCTCAGCGAGGGGTGTATGGGGGCAGAAAGGGGTCCTTGCCCCTGTTGGACTCCTACGATGGTTAGCCCTCCCACCTCCCCTCTACCCCCTCTGCATGTAACAGCATGGTATGTCCAACTCACCTCTCCTCCTGCATGGACTCTGAGCTCTGTTCCGCTGTCTGATAACACCGGACCCTCAGTGAAACCTGTCTACATGGTGTACTGAAGCAGCTCactgtcatgtattttaacttTATGATGCCCCTATGTGACCTGTACATGCTGGTATAGTATGCTGCAAGGTACTCCTTATGCATTGTGGTCCATGCAGTCCTTTTTTAAGACTTTAATCCCTTAGAATTCAAACTGTTATAAGTTCAGTAGTGCCGTCACAATACCAGAACTTGTCGTTGATACCAAAGCTAGTTTTAGTGTTAGAAATATTAGTTACACAATGTCAAAACATTCCTTAAAACAGCTTTGTAACCGTTGCAACAAATATGTTAACTCTTGTGATCTTTGTCCCaagttctgttgtttttaactttGTATAGTCCCATCAGTGTTGTTCACACGTTGCTCCATGCCACATGGGTTTATTGATAACAACATTAATCCAAGTAGACTCTGAACACAGTCAATAATGAACCTTTGTGGCATTGAGCCAGCGTGCAGGGTTACCTTTCTTTTTATTAACACTATATCTTTCAGCTGACTATGAAACTTGATGTGAATTACAACCAATTAACAGGGAAAACCAAACTTGAGTTAAACTTGTTTTGATTAAATGTTAGTTAAAGTATTATTGAACACCTGGTTATTGTGATGTGCAGTGTGCCATACGTATACCACATAATGAGTCTCTGTTGTGCCTCCATGTTTATCCTGTAAATGACCAGCTTTAATTTAATTCTAATCGACGTGATTTGCTCCTCCAGAAAAATTGATAGTGTGCATCACCCAGACGGGGCCGTCCCTGCCCTACCACTGCTACTGAAGAGAGAAGATCCAGATGCACAGTCTCTCTCCCTctcgtccccccctcccctccttcTCTATCACCACACAGATGGGATAAGAATATAAGGGTTGGCATCCAAAGAAAAGTGGCCGTGTTGAAGGCAAAACGTTTCATGCAACACACCGTACAGAACCATACAACTACTTTTTACAAACACATTCAATTGTAGCAGCAGAAGTATATGACATTTTAAATTATAATTCTCCTGTAAAGGCAATCACCTTTGTTGACAATCATTTAATTTCGGTGTTGTCCTCttgctttttttttattctttttttgctATCGCCAACATTTCGGTAAATGTTGTCCTGCCAACACCCGCATCCTGATGATGACTTTGTACGTAGAGTAATGTAtggtatatactgtatataaaaagaaaaatgggaTGACTGCATTAGTTTTGGCTCATTAATTTAAATCGTCCTTTCACTGGGACCGTTGGGAGCTTTGGGCCGACCTGTAGATTGAGAATGTTTATAGGGAGTTATTTTCCTGTCTAGAGTTATTTTCTCTCGGTTGGAATGAGCACAGGTGTAGACCAGAAAAGGGCAGGTGTGTGTATATTTGTCATGCCtgtgcccgtgtgtgtgtgtgtgtgtgtgtgtgtgtgtgtgtgtgtgtgtgtgtgtgtgtgtgtgtgtgtgtgtgtgtgtgtgtgtgtgtgtgtgtgtgtgtgtgtgtgtgtgtgtggaaatatgGACCTTGGAGCGAGTgttttgtgtgcgtgtgcacgGACCAGACCTATAAGACCATGTGTTGATAATTCATCTGTTCATGTTGTCTGTTTTTCAAGGTGTGCTTCTACTCCTGTGACAAAGCTTTGTTTGGTTTAATGTACCAGCTGACTCTTCAAACCTTCATTTCATACTAAAAACGTACCATTTTAGCAGCTGTCttagattttcagtctggattCAGCTGACGAGAGCAGAACAGACTTGACTCTGAAATGACAAGCTGGTAACATCACACTCTACTAAGCCACTAAAACATTTTTGACATCCTGCTTCAGAAAACATTCCTGGCTCTACTGTAAAATATTCACGCTATAGATACAACTTGAACTTACCATACCTAGTTTAATCATTATTTAGAAATGAACAAACGCATCATGAGGTTCTCTCTGGAATAATGATTTCCTCTTAACATTTCAAAGAAACCACTGCTTTCTTATTTTATCAATATATCTGTTCATATTGGCATTCTTGATGTGCCATTTTATAAAAGAAAATACTTAAATATGTGACACTAATCCCCTCGGAGAGACTCGAGGTTTAACAGACATATCTGGGAGATATACTGATGTTTAATTTAATTAGGGAGGTGGACAAAAGCACATTTTGGTCTATAATCcatttgtttttaacttttttttgttgtatttttttgtattttttccacttttttttgtttgtttatttgtttttttatttcggGTTTGTATGTATGGGAGTGGTGGGTGAGAGAATTATGCAATGTGTTTTAGTCCCAGTTTCCCCCTGAGTTCTTGTTGAGGCAAAAGAGACCAAacatctttgttttgtttcgttTTTTTACTCTCCACACACAGTATATTTGTAATGTTGCCTATCCATGTAAAATGATGTACCATTCATACCGGCCTTGGCTCTGAGAAGTTGCTTTTTTCAGTAAAGTATGTAACTGGTAATACTGTTTTTATAAATAAAGATCTTTTCTTAGACAAGATTTTGCACAGTGTGATTTATGTGGCTGTGTGGTGAGGAAGGACTGCTGTGATAAACGTGTCTAATAAAAGAGGAAGGTAATCATATCCCCTCACTCATGTTAAGGCAAACTCACAAACCTGACACTGAGATACTCATCCTCtagcacaggtacgggctaatgttgcccgggcatcggcccattttccctctggctgacctgcccctttGGAGAGAGTGAAAGTCTTTTTTTctctgttgtggccgaatcaacataagcccacaattagtattgtagcgtctcgctgcAATAAAATACACCTTGTCAGCGctcagcgctgtcatctgccaccagtcacgtgactttgtttacaatctgacagctggaAGCAAAGGAAAGCCCTCTGGCAGCCGGCCTCATATGGCTATGGTGATCATACCAAATGCCTGCCTGGCTTTGGTGGCCAATCCCCGGCTCAATCTGTCCCCAgaaatgtccccgtttttaaatatgctttataaacacatagcaaggtgaaataaaattGTAACAAAGTTGATGTTTCAATGGCGTGGTGGTTGTTCGCAGCAATACAATTATTGTAACGTTAGCGTTAGCAGCCTCattcttcttctactacttATTTTACTTCTTCTCCTTCTTGCCCACAAACTTGTGAATGAATATCTCGTTTCAGTGTTAACTCATTCCACAGTATGACCACAAAAGTGTTTTAAACCAGGtacgtttttattatttatgttctaTATCGCTATGTGTGTGATTACATGTTTTACATATTGTATTGGTGCAGGTGCGTTAAAGACCcacggacgtgcacagacatttggaggggctatattattatcagtatgtctgcacagcagttacaatggtcaaactacattgaaACAATTGTCCCCAtattttctttaatagttaTAACATTACATATCTTAATGataaaaaactaaaaatataccttattttcattttaaaaatcaagtcactgaatgcaagtagtcgccttagcttattttgttatgagacgatgtgaattactgttcaaattagttaatgtaataatcgtttggttattttatgcatagcctaatgttacatttatgtgcttaagaatgccttcaagacagagagaggagactgaagcagagagagagatatctGAAGGAGGCAACAAAAAGGATTGCAACTTTGCAGAGCTGGATAAAAGGTGCCAGCAGGgcagctgcaggtgaagcactgTGATTATGTCAAGCCACTACATAAGTTGGAGTACACTAATAActcattaaaacaaatctttaAATCAGTGATAAATGCAAAGCCTCTATTTGTGCTGAGTGAAGTTAATATTTCTCTGCTGGGGGCTAACCCGAAGCCTCCAGTTCAGAGCGCATTTGAGAGTTGGTGAACTAGTAAAATACTACTACTGCTGTAGTGTAATATGGATAAGATGGCCAGATAACTGGTTCACAAAGGCTTTATTACAGGTTGTAAATATTCTATACAAGTAggcaacatatttattttcGCATGAATGACTATATAACCTTCTCCAATCTAAAATGTAACTGACATCACTAGTATTCAGTTGTCTTTGTATGTTTTTATAGCAGTAAATAATTAAGTGTATATGTTACTTAATTCTGATACTAATAATTCTGTTTAAGAATATGAATATATGTAAAACGTTTATTTTGGAGACAGCTCCATCTTTGAACTCCTTTATAGTGTGAAAAGGAGATCACAACAGTAATAATGCTTTCATTATTTGAACACTTAGCAACAATGCCTTATAAAGAGCTCTAAAACATTCTCTTAATTGTATTTGATAGATGGTGAGCCTGAGACAAAACACAATGATGCCCAGAACAGTTCAGACTCAGAGAATGAAGAAAGGATAGAGACAGAATCTGAAAATAAGGAGAAAGAGACAGGAATTGAGAATGACGAGATGGAAGGGGAGGAGATTGAGAGGGAAGAGATGGAGAATGAGGCAGTAACATCAGAGTCCACAAGAGTGAAAGCTCCTTATTTGTTTTGCTACAGCTACCAAACTCCACCAATCCAGCCCATGTTCAGAAGAACAATATCAAGTACAATGAGGCCTTCGTCAAATTTTCAAACTCAATTGGACCCCGTCGTCGTCCTCTGGTCCAGTTCCCAACAAATCAAGATGGGCGGTCTTTTCAGGGCCACTGGTATGATGAAAACCCCTGGTTGGAGTATTCTCCACAAAATGATGCTATGTACTGCTTCAGCTGTCGCATTTTAATGAATGACGATAAGTACAAGAGTAGGTCTACATGGAAGTCTGGAGGCAGGTGGAGGCAGGCAAAAGTAAGAATGAAGGAGCATTGCAGCAGTGAATCGCACATGATTGGCATGACCAGGTGGAATAAATATAAGATAAAGCCATTGGACTTAGCTTTTGCAGTAGCAGATTTGCGGATGCAAGCAGCAAAAGAAAGGGAGAGGCAGAAAAACAGAGATCATCTTCCGGTTAATAAAGATCACATTATATCTTGCAAGACAAGGCTTTCAGGGGTAGAGATGAAAGGGGGGGGtgcctttttccagtttagagcaatagcccctccaaatgtctgtgcacgtccctgctctAACACCAATTTGCTCCATTAAGGATGCTCTAATTGTGAAGATGTTATCTGTAGTGAAGTCTTTTCTGTCATCACATATTTTTTGAACTCACAAACACATTAATCTAACTGTCATGTTCATGTCTGCGTAAAGCCAATTAACTTTCCAACACCGCAGCACAGTTTAAGAACTGTTAGTGTCGACGTTCTCGGCTTTGCTGTTGTCTCTGGTTTCACATGCTGGCAGGgaagagtgtgtgtttgtgtgcgtgttttCCAGGGTCATGACATGTTGCAGAAACACGTGAGGGTTGAACCACGATGTGAAAGTGTCTTGCTGATTCCAGTTATGCAACACATGTGAAATTCGCAACAAGATTGAGAAGCAGCTGCTAGATCACGAGGGCTGTCGTCGCAGGTCAGTGagaaagttgtgtgtgtgtgtgtgtgtgtgtgtgtgtgtgtgtgtgtgtgtgtgtgtgtgtgtgtgtgtgtgtgtgtgtgtgtgtgtgtgtgtgtgtgtgtgtgtgtgtgtgtgtgtgtgtgtgtgtgtgtgtgtgtgtgtgtgtgtgtgtgtgtgtgtgtgtgtgtgtgtgtgtgtgtgtgtgactcagaAAG of Pseudochaenichthys georgianus chromosome 10, fPseGeo1.2, whole genome shotgun sequence contains these proteins:
- the LOC117453563 gene encoding catenin delta-1-like isoform X1 codes for the protein MEQCESAAALLESVREQEVQFEQLTRALEDERRRVGLPATSPSTLGRPLPHTQNGRLGDADIERLKLIDSYINGTQYRMVDPAHGALDESYTPEDDSQEVHSVFSDEGTARRQDNGMKKPISRTVLPSDSMSIDGGLSVSGMGGYSATLDRSYRQAVPSDYPTATVPRNYHYAPVGGYDDYRGGPPSEAYTSLSRGSHMDERYRPVDGYRTLDSGYRAPSRQQLDPYAAQPQVSRGMRALGSALEVRYGHGHYGLEDDQRSVGYDDYGMGPPPMHPGGYGTMPGLGRGPAAMDRRRLRSCEDTLDGDVVGVDPYAWGVPMTMERGSMASLDSTLRKGPPGTWRQPELPEVIAMLNYRLDPVKINAAAFLQHLTFKNDKVKSEVRRLKGIPSLVSLLDHPTKDVHHSACGALKNISFGRDQENKIAIKNCDGVPALVRLLRKTHDQDLTDTITGTLWNLSSHDSVKMEIVDHALHALADEVVVPHSGWERASHGGEESCKPRHLEWETALTNTAGCLRNVSSERSEARRKLRECTGLVDSLMYVVQSQINRKDVDNKLVENCVCLLRNLSYHVHREVPGCERYAETAPVNQGPVPANKGGCFGSRKGKDEWFSKGKKDGDDGSGDVVDIPKRTTPAKGYELLYQPEVVRVYTSLLRESKNPSVLEAAAGAIQNLCAGRWTYGRYIRATVRLEKGLPMIAELLAHGNDRVVRAMSGALRNLSIDNRNCQLLGLHAVPHLVANLPGGQSQSGRTLSEETVVSVLSTLTEVLGNSVEAAKTLRTSQGIERLVLINKDGKRSEREVRGAGQVLQLVWAHKELRKPLEKDGWKKTDFMVNLSATNGPSTRSNGTYEDSTTPLLDRGEKRDMIPLNDLGPEAYSTLDQRERRHTLDETTDTLPRGVYGGRKGSLPLLDSYDG
- the LOC117453563 gene encoding catenin delta-1-like isoform X2 produces the protein MEQCESAAALLESVREQEVQFEQLTRALEDERRRVGLPATSPSTLGRPLPHTQNGRLGDADIERLKLIDSYINGTQYRMVDPAHGALDESYTPEDDSQEVHSVFSDEGTARRQDNGMKKPISRTVLPSDSMSIDGGLSVSGMGGYSATLDRSYRQAVPSDYPTATVPRNYHYAPVGGYDDYRGGPPSEAYTSLSRGSHMDERYRPVDGYRTLDSGYRAPSRQQLDPYAAQPQVSRGMRALGSALEVRYGHGHYGLEDDQRSVGYDDYGMGPPPMHPGGYGTMPGLGRGPAAMDRRRLRSCEDTLDGDVVGVDPYAWGVPMTMERGSMASLDSTLRKGPPGTWRQPELPEVIAMLNYRLDPVKINAAAFLQHLTFKNDKVKSEVRRLKGIPSLVSLLDHPTKDVHHSACGALKNISFGRDQENKIAIKNCDGVPALVRLLRKTHDQDLTDTITGTLWNLSSHDSVKMEIVDHALHALADEVVVPHSGWERASHGGEESCKPRHLEWETALTNTAGCLRNVSSERSEARRKLRECTGLVDSLMYVVQSQINRKDVDNKLVENCVCLLRNLSYHVHREVPGCERYAETAPVNQGPVPANKGGCFGSRKGKGKKDGDDGSGDVVDIPKRTTPAKGYELLYQPEVVRVYTSLLRESKNPSVLEAAAGAIQNLCAGRWTYGRYIRATVRLEKGLPMIAELLAHGNDRVVRAMSGALRNLSIDNRNCQLLGLHAVPHLVANLPGGQSQSGRTLSEETVVSVLSTLTEVLGNSVEAAKTLRTSQGIERLVLINKDGKRSEREVRGAGQVLQLVWAHKELRKPLEKDGWKKTDFMVNLSATNGPSTRSNGTYEDSTTPLLDRGEKRDMIPLNDLGPEAYSTLDQRERRHTLDETTDTLPRGVYGGRKGSLPLLDSYDG
- the LOC117453563 gene encoding catenin delta-1-like isoform X4, producing MVDPAHGALDESYTPEDDSQEVHSVFSDEGTARRQDNGMKKPISRTVLPSDSMSIDGGLSVSGMGGYSATLDRSYRQAVPSDYPTATVPRNYHYAPVGGYDDYRGGPPSEAYTSLSRGSHMDERYRPVDGYRTLDSGYRAPSRQQLDPYAAQPQVSRGMRALGSALEVRYGHGHYGLEDDQRSVGYDDYGMGPPPMHPGGYGTMPGLGRGPAAMDRRRLRSCEDTLDGDVVGVDPYAWGVPMTMERGSMASLDSTLRKGPPGTWRQPELPEVIAMLNYRLDPVKINAAAFLQHLTFKNDKVKSEVRRLKGIPSLVSLLDHPTKDVHHSACGALKNISFGRDQENKIAIKNCDGVPALVRLLRKTHDQDLTDTITGTLWNLSSHDSVKMEIVDHALHALADEVVVPHSGWERASHGGEESCKPRHLEWETALTNTAGCLRNVSSERSEARRKLRECTGLVDSLMYVVQSQINRKDVDNKLVENCVCLLRNLSYHVHREVPGCERYAETAPVNQGPVPANKGGCFGSRKGKDEWFSKGKKDGDDGSGDVVDIPKRTTPAKGYELLYQPEVVRVYTSLLRESKNPSVLEAAAGAIQNLCAGRWTYGRYIRATVRLEKGLPMIAELLAHGNDRVVRAMSGALRNLSIDNRNCQLLGLHAVPHLVANLPGGQSQSGRTLSEETVVSVLSTLTEVLGNSVEAAKTLRTSQGIERLVLINKDGKRSEREVRGAGQVLQLVWAHKELRKPLEKDGWKKTDFMVNLSATNGPSTRSNGTYEDSTTPLLDRGEKRDMIPLNDLGPEAYSTLDQRERRHTLDETTDTLPRGVYGGRKGSLPLLDSYDG
- the LOC117453563 gene encoding catenin delta-1-like isoform X3; translation: MEQCESAAALLESVREQEVQFEQLTRALEDERRRVGLPATSPSTLGRPLPHTQNGRLGDADIERLKLIDSYINGTQYRMVDPAHGALDESYTPEDDSQEVHSVFSDEGTARRQDNGMKKPISRTVLPSDSMSIDGGLSVSGMGGYSATLDRSYRQAVPSDYPTATVPRNYHYAPVGGYDDYRGGPPSEAYTSLSRGSHMDERYRPVDGYRTLDSGYRAPSRQQLDPYAAQPQVSRGMRALGSALEVRYGHGHYGLEDDQRSVGYDDYGMGPPPMHPGGYGTMPGLGRGPAAMDRRRLRSCEDTLDGDVVGVDPYAWGVPMTMERGSMASLDSTLRKGPPGTWRQPELPEVIAMLNYRLDPVKINAAAFLQHLTFKNDKVKSEVRRLKGIPSLVSLLDHPTKDVHHSACGALKNISFGRDQENKIAIKNCDGVPALVRLLRKTHDQDLTDTITGTLWNLSSHDSVKMEIVDHALHALADEVVVPHSGWERASHGGEESCKPRHLEWETALTNTAGCLRNVSSERSEARRKLRECTGLVDSLMYVVQSQINRKDVDNKLVENCVCLLRNLSYHVHREVPGCERYAETAPVNQGPVPANKGGCFGSRKGKDEWFSKGKKDGDDGSGDVVDIPKRTTPAKGYELLYQPEVVRVYTSLLRESKNPSVLEAAAGAIQNLCAGRWTYGRYIRATVRLEKGLPMIAELLAHGNDRVVRAMSGALRNLSIDNRNCQLLGLHAVPHLVANLPGGQSQSGRTLSEETVVSVLSTLTEVLGNSVEAAKTLRTSQGIERLVLINKDGKRSEREVRGAGQVLQLVWAHKELRKPLEKDGWKKTDFMVNLSATNGPSTRSNGTYEDSTTPLLDRGEKRDMIPLNDLGPEAYSTLDQRERRHTLDETTDTLPKN